Part of the Brachyhypopomus gauderio isolate BG-103 chromosome 17, BGAUD_0.2, whole genome shotgun sequence genome, CGCTTGGACAATGAGAAGCGCTCACAAAAAGGTGGAAATGCAAATCAATTTCAAACCGTGTTTGCTTTGAGACCGTTGAGTCTATTCCAGGCAATTACGTGTTCATTAAAGCTAATTTACCATGTATGCTACTGCGAAAGCAACAACGGTTGTTTGTGTCCCTGGTTTTTAAAAAGGCGGAGACGGACATCTTAATTCTGTCGACTAATCCAACTGGGTATTGAAAGATACGATACAGGGTGACCTGTTTTCATGGTATATGCTCCAAACAGTCAATGAACTTTAGCATAAATATTTAATGGAAATACATAATTCGTGAGGCCTAGTAAAACAAGGAAACATTTGTAAGTTCCACTAGCTTGTATATAAATTTAATAGGTCGGACCTCAATATACGTCGCTTCTTAACTGAAGCAGTGTGTTCGCCACGTACGCCTATACAGCCAGAAGCACCTCCGCTCAAGCGAGTTTGGCAGAGAACGTGTGAACTTGAATCAGCCCTTTTATACTGTATTGTGAGCCGATCTTTGCCAAGTTCACAAACGACTGAGAGTCATTCTGCGCACTTGACATCATCCATTTAATGACACACTTAAATTCATTTGACGAATTGTAAACAAAAGAGGTTAAAGTAAATCATTCATattattgtaatgctgttcACTGTTTAAAATGTATATGGAGTGATAATGACAAACTAGAAAGAACACAATTAGAAGATTTTATGCAAATGCTCACGTTGGAACACAGTATAGGGATATAGACTGACGGTTCAATACATTTATCCTcgataattaaaaaaaatagatGTCCATTCTGCCAGTCTATTTGCAAACATTTTAAGCATTACATCATCTCAGTATCTTTAAACAGCTATGTAATATTGAATGGTACAATTTATGAAGTTAAACAAGCTATATAAGAGAAATGTACAGTTTTACAACAGCAGCAAGAATAGATTTTCGTGctattttatgtaaaaaaaaggcagaaagTCAGTGTGACATTTTTAGACCCACCTTCATCTTTACCATTAAGGATGGTTTACTCTCAGTCTCTCAGAAATTGTATGATTTCAATTCTTTAGCAAAATGGAGGTGGGCAGACATTTTTTTGCTTCGTGAACACATTGCATCCCATAAGCCCTTGTCACCCTCCCAAGCCCAGTTAGCTTCCCAGTACAGGACTGTGCCATGCTGTGTTTTGGCAGGAAATCAATAAAGGGGAAAATCTGCTCTAATCATCCGTACATTTACCATCACAATCAACAATCAAAGCCAAGACCTGAGTCTTTATTTGTAGGCCTGAGCTGCCCAATTTTCCCACTGTGAAAGGCAGGCTAAATTAGAACCCTTGGTTCCTGTTAGCAGCTCTTAATGGCTCTGATTTGTGAACTGCTAAATGAGGTTATGTAAATTGATCCTGAGAGCAGACAGGGGGCCCCAGGTGACAGGTGCAGTCACCCAAGAGTAGGGGCAGAAGGAGAGGCATGAGACTAGGAGAGAGAAAAACTTAGCAATACTTAGATTCTATAagaccccccaccaccaccacaaaaaAGCATGGATTAGATGGATTTTCAATTAAATTCTCACAAAGTACCTTTGACATTCATTAGTGAAGAAATAATTATAATTTATTTTCAATCGTGCAGACAGAGCAGTTAAGAGGTCTGTAAATACATAACACCATCATTCCTTTACTGTAGGAGAAGGGAGAGTGAAGCCTGTGAACTTAGAATTGGCACCATCCTCCCCAGTAGTCTGCCTAGGGTCTTGGATATGGTCTCACAGTCTGCAACCTTATACCAAAATATCATGACATATAGAGATAGTTAAACATTTACTACCTGTACTACATGGGGTAGAAAACTTTAAAAGGTATATATCAAAGCAAAGATCTCCGTCTGAAGAGTGCTGTCCTGGGAGCAGCTAGATACTCTCAAGACCATCAAGCTCCCAGAGCttgaaagaaaaacaccaccTGGAGGAGGGCAAGTGGTGAATTGTTTTTAATCTCAACTGTATATTGTGTGCAAAAATATTTCAATACATTTGTGACAGGCCAGTACCTTACACAGATATTTGAAACACACTTAACATTGTACCAGTCAGGGTTCAAACATATACATTAATATACATTTCTTgatcattcatttattcaagcTTTAGGTTTTGCATACATCCCAGGATCTGAAATGCAAGCATGTCCTCTGAGGGCTCATGAAAAGGAAGCTTGACATTATTATGTGGTAAACTTATTTAGTGTCTCTGTTCTGGCACAAATGTATTTAGGCAAACATTTTGGCACAAAAGAGCCAAAGGTTTGGCTCAAGTTCTAACAGGAACTATATACCTGGCTTCCACACAGGTGCTTTAAAGATGTGTTCATCACCATTTCCATTCACCCTGTAAAACAGAATTGTTTGGTATAAATAAACTGAGAATAATGTGAAGAAATGTGTCTAGTGTGCTAAGATTACAGGATATTAGCCCTGGTGCAGCTGACTAGACAGATATCAGACTGGAATTAGATTTTTTCAACCATTTTacaatgttatatatatttttaattcacTACAAAATTATATCCACATTTGGGAGCGGATTCTATTCTATGACATCATCTAGGGGCATTGTTCCAATTGGCTGGGGGGGCTACTGTACTAGGAAATCCAAAGGCCCTTTTGAGCATCTGCCCAAAAGACTACTTGCAtgtacagagaaagagagagagagagagagatagagagggagggagagagaggctgtCATTTATACTGACCCATTTTAAATGGAGATTGAAATTATTCATAAAGATTTGAACTTCATTTAATGGATTTTAAGGTTTAGCAACATATTGACACAATAGTTCAACTTGCCTGCTTGTCTTGTGAACTTAAACGAActactatatatttttttctgtcttgCTGTGTGGGAATATGTGCCAAcagtaaaatgttaaaagaTGTCAAGTGTTACAGTTCTCTTCCCACTGGAAGAATGAAGCTACACCCCTGAAAGGAGTGGAGCTGAAAGGTTTGTCTCCAGACCCTTCCTGAAATGATTAACCCGTCCAGAGAACATTTGAGAGTTCAGAATTGAGAGCTTTTTGGTTGATGGTAAttgttctttttttcccccattgtTGAGTTCATCAGTCTCCCCTCATTATatgaaaagaagaagaaaaaatgtATGAATAGCGCAGGGAGATTTTCCCACAGTCTCTGGGaatacaaaaaaaagaaagaaagaaaaaaatacacCATTGTAGGCAGCTTCCCATCCCTAATGCCCTTACACATTTGTTTGACAGTCAGTGGAACAACCTTTTCAGAGGGTTCTTTAGTGAAAAATAGACATAGTCTAAAAACTGAAGTGGTTTGGGATGGCGACAGAATCTGACCACATTGCCAAAAGGCTGACACTGGACATGGTGGATATGGAATCAATGGCAAATTCATCAATCTACCTGTGAAGGTCAGGTAACCTCGTTGGACAGAATTCAGTTTCTTCCAGCTAAGGAATGATACTCGATTGGCAAGCAAAATCATTTGCTGGGGGAACCAGTGTCATCCATTAACTCTAAAGCTACAAATTTGGCAGGGTGCTGCTTCTGACGCAATGAAACTGTGTAAAGCTGTAGGTtgttaataataacaacaaccaaATTGGCTAATtggctaatatatatatatatatatatatatatatatatatatatatatatatatatatatatatatatagacataaTTTAGCATATTTAACCTGTAAGAATAATAATTTTATGATCATTTAAGTGATCCTTAAGTAGTATAGGGCAAGTGTGGAAaggtgtgcatatatatatatatatatatatatatatatatatatatatatatatatatatataatgtatgttgGGAATTAAGTTTGAATCTATCCACCTTTTTCCTGGAATCCCAATGGGGGTTGCCATGACGTCTCACTATTTCCGTTCCCCGGTTTCTTAGTTCCGGTCTCGCTAGCGTTTCAGCATCGCTAACCAAAACATTGCTAGTGAGACGAATAAAACTGGCTTTGATACCGATTACGTGCTTCAAGTATGAGCTCAGGCTCGACATGTTCCCTTGTCGGGTGCCATAACAACTCAAAAAATTGAAGTTGTTGTTGGAAAGTATATGCTTTGAACACCAGCAGCTTCGTAAACACTGTCCGCGTCCGGCTCCTTTTGTAGTAACTTGGAtatttttttcaacattacttaatcacatttaaaataattttattagatgcagcacaatataacaaaaaagatgccttaattgtcaaatttgatcaagccagtccaaagatattcaaatttaaatcgtctgtattttttaatgcaattaacctacatcttgtgatcaagaaatgtgcgctagttttacCATGTGGCTAGTGCCCGCCGtgatcatggttcatcggaccaacacgttgtcttgggacccttaaaacctaccttaaactgtacagactgagATGAAACgtcaggaaacaataaacaagaatataatgtaacggtccacgtatctattaatatcttttgaacagtcccacaatgtttttgaatggtccaaatgcgaagttaaaattcaagcaggctcaaaaagaaacaggagcACGAAATGCGAgttcttctaacgggatgagagaaagtggacattcaattatgtcatattaccaaaactctgggaagaacctcctacaaaccgattaaaacagcgatttatttacagcgcgcttgcgatcatgagcccgcgtcgccgatcagtcatgtagtgtgaaagccacaacaactgaaagacttgcgattacagcacaaccagtcgtgtagtgcgaacggcacaaaaacctgatgactaaaaagtcgtgtagtgtgaacctggcattagacagcgcgaccggagaaaaatgtCCGCGGCTCAATCATGATCATGCGGGGATATCCAAGTAACTACGTTTTGCTTTGCATTCCATACCGAAGGGAAGGAGCCTAGCGTggcttgcagttttaaaactgaaATACCATCCGAAGAGGATATATGTTTGCTCGTTTCACTTTGTTGAAAAGAAGCCTACAGAGCTGCATCCTGACCCGGAGCTGTATTTGGGTTACGATAGACCACCCCAAAAGAAGAGACGAATAGTTCGCATGAGCCAAACGGATCTACAAACAGTTATAGTAAAAGTAAAACTACAAACAAACGAgatattatacatataatttattgtttttcaatgtttCACAACATACGTTCTGCAATGCACGAGTAACCCACTGTCTCCACTACTCCACTCTCCCTCAGCATTACCCACGCCTGATGTTTACCTCGGCTCACGGTCTCACTTGGCTCTACTTcagctttaaaaaaatgaaatcacCATGTTTTTTATACAATACCTTTCCTATTTTGTTGCTATAAAGGTAGTTGTATGCCTCTGTGCTTTTATAATTCCGTAGCTCTTCGCCATCTACGCCTTCGGGAAAGACGAAGTAATTGACTATATCAATATCGCTAACTTCAGGCCACAGCTTCATGTTATCAACCCACTCTGAGAGCGTTGAGGGGTGGGGCACTGGTAAAACACAGTCACCACAACTTTTTTTAACGCTCGTACTGTGCAGCCACCTAGTATTATTGGCCGTGTATTTTTAATAAAGCAGCAACGAACGTCCACTTTCTGACTCGCTCATAATGTAAACACTACAACCGGAAACCAACAACCGGATTCAGCTACGAATCATGGGAAAGGTTAAAGTTCAGGAAAATCGTGGATAACAGCcttttcctttttcattttccacctCTCCCAAGGCAGCTTCCAGGAGACCCTTCCGGTTGTGACGTAAGCTGGAAGAACGCTTTCAGCCAATCAGCGGCGCAGGCTGACACGGAAGCGCAATGGCGGCGAGCGAGGAGGTTTCCACGGAAAGTAAACACGAGACGAGCCTTTCACAAACGTGCCGCGGCGAGGGGCTCGGAGATCCCTTCAAAGAGTGCGTCTCTTCTCTCCTCGATTCCATCAAATACTTTGGCTGTGAGGTTAGTCATTGCAGAGCCCTGTGCGAATAGATTTAACGGCGAACTGAACGTGATGTCTCGCCTCGGGCAGCTAGTTGGCTAATGTGTGTGAAATACGCGCCTTGTTATCTGGTTAgtgtgtagacgtgtgtgtTGGATCAATATTCAAACGGATGATCACTTCTTGTTTTACAGTTAAATATATGCTCTGAAGTGTTGATCACAGCCAACGTGACCGCTGTTAACTATTCCGAACTGAAGCCAACGCACGTGCACAGCTGTTTACAAGAGCACATCTCCAAGTTGCAGGTAAAAGCTCCAGATGGACTTTAGGCTTCATTTGGGGTTTTAGACTGAGTCAGTGCCATTGCTGTACATTGATTAATCTACACCTAAATACAAAAGAGCAGGTGTTCACAATTTTTTTATAAAGCCTGTCATTTGTTTTATGCTGTTGGATGCATATTTTCTCTCCCTTATAGTCAATATCTgcaaatctgaaacaaatggTGGATGCAGAGAAGTCTTCTACCCCGGCAAGTTGTGAAACAACAGGGCTATCGAGGGACGAGCTGGCAGCAATGTCTGAGAAGGAGATAGTGGTAGACTCTGGCCATGTTCCTGCTACGTCACAATGCCACACTGCCCCTGAAGATGGTGTAATGGCCCAGCTTAATGAAAACATTGTCCAGATCAAGGCTGGTAAAGCAGAGGTAAATAGTGCCTCATATACAGTATGTAAGAATATAACGATCAATTCAATATTGATATATTGAATATAccagtgttcagtgtttttcAAGGCATCAGTTTGTCAAGTATTTCATGATGGATGCTGAAACATCTAGGGTGTTTTgcagattgtttttttttgtttgaaatATCTTTAGATATTTTTTAAACATGGGTGCTTATATGAGTACTCTAGAGTTGTTTATACAATGGCTCAATTTTGAAAGATACGTAAacattagtgctgtcaattctaggtgccgcgattaaaagtcctcaccaggattttgctcaggcttcctggattgtgttgattccactaattttacctggattgctaattagaaagtctagcaagcttgagcaaaatcctggtgaggacttttaatcgcggcacctggaattgacagcgcTAGTAAACATACTTGTTAGTCTGGAGTTGTTTTATCAATTCAGTAATGTCCCAGTTACATTAATCTTGACAAGGTAAAGTGTTCAGTGCATGTAAATGTTCATTCATGTCATTTTCATTTATTGTAATTCTGAACTTTGGGCAGTTATCAGTTTTAAGATTCCTTTGAACCAGGCAAATACTTGAAGGCCTGCACTTAATTGTTATGGAAGGGAACCGCATgagaaaatcaaaacaaaagaaagaatagATTGAAAGGTGACATTCTGACCTCAAATGACCTCATGGTCTTTCATGAGAGAGAATCTGAGGATTTTAAATGAAAGATAATGAGTGTGTATTACTTTAAGGCTTTAAAGTGGGTAATTGCAAATGAAATCCATTTCAGAAACACATTCCAAGCTTGTTCACACCatagccatccatgtctttCCACACCGCAATAAGAATTATAGGTTGTTTAATAACAGACATGGTTATTGAATCACAATAGCTGCCATTTGTAACATAATTCCTCAAAATCCATCCACAAAGCAAACATGCATTTTAGATGTTATACTTGTTGCAGCCTTCCAAAGTACACTGATTACTctaaacaaaataaatgtagTAATGTGGTCTCACCTCAGAATGCATTTTGCAATTGGTAAACAGCAGGACCTATTGGCACCACTAAGAGAGTTCAACAGTAATTAAAGCCTGGGGCAGTTGTAGCTGTTCGATGTGTTAGAGCACTTTTAGTCAGCTCATTTGAACTGTGTGTGATCTCTGTGAGATGGAATGCCATTTTAGTTGTAAAACATTTAAGCAGCAGTTAGGGAACTGAAATGCATAAGGATAAAAAATGACATATACAGATGGCTGTATATTATAAGCCACGATTAGAAGAGGATTCAAAGATCCTCTTTGCTTTTGAGCATGAATTCTTACTCGATATTGACTTTAATCAGTGTTCACTTTTAACTGGCGCCCTGTTCAAAGCAGTTAAGGCTGATTTGCCCAGTGTTACCTGTTGCTTGTCTAAATCTAATCAGCCCTAGGTGGTCTGCCAAACGGCGAGTGAATTATTCTGATTCTGGCAGTGGGTCTGGGCCGTAACTCGGTACACTGTGAATGGAGGCCTCTCTCACTGCTTGCTCTGCCTCAGTGGAAAATGAATAGGCAGCCTGTTGGAGAGTCCTGAGAGAGGTGCAGGCCCTCGCTGCATTATGAAGTGGAAGCTCATTACTCTGTGAAATTGCATGTGGGTGAAATACAAGGAGGcctttatttttatattgtttttttttttttttttttatctgatcaTTTATGGTCACTAGAACAGACAGCCAGTGCAATCTGTGCTGTGTGAAACGGCTGAGAGTGTAAAATGTTTTGATACTTGTTGTAATTGTGTCCACTGCTATTCATGGAGCTCCGGCAGATTTCTGTTCCTCATTATCACTAAACAACAGAAAGACCACAGTGGATTGATTTCTCTCAATAGCTCATCAATTCTGCACTCATTTttatgtttctctctgtctcccttgcctgctcttggtctctctctccccctcgctctctcattctctctctccctctctctggatCAGATTGAACGTAGGATATCTGCATTTATAGAGCGCAAACAGCTGGAGATCAATGAAAACAATGTGCGGGAGTTTTGCAATGTGATCGACTGCAATCAGGGTGAGAATGAGAGGGCAGCcaaaggggcggggctgggccGGGAGGTCTGCACAATGACTGCCAATGTTTGCCAGAGTGCTGATTTTCCACTGGCCAGGGGTCAGACTGCACCACTTACAGAGCAGGCTGAAAGCCCCATTTTGGCCCGGCCCATTTGGAACCAGGCTCAGACCCTTCATAACGCTCACATAGCAGCCAAAATCAGCAAGTGTGACTTCAGATATGCCTTTTTTTAAAGGTATTTAGGAATCCACTGAATTCATATTTGCATGCATTATTATAGGTGGTTGTGCACATTGCACTCAATTCTAAATCTCACATggtacacacagtacacataATTCTAAAACTCACATGGTACACATAGTGCACTTAATTCTAAAACTCACGTGGTACATTGTATTTTTTTGGATGTAAAATTCAAAACTTAACACGTGTCTAGAAGGTTCCTCATTTCGTAcatctgtgtgtatgagtgtgtgtgggtctgagtGAACTGTAACCAAGTCTTGAACTGTCATTCTTTTCCTAAGAAGCTTCTTAATGGTTCCTTATTTCTCTACAGAAAACAGTTGTGCCAGAACAGATGCTGTCTTCACACCTTATCCTGGTTTCAAGAGTCATGTCAAAGGTCAGACTAGTAATTTTACTAACCAATTTTAAAGAGGTTACTGGCCTGAAATTTACAAGAGTTAAAATTTGCAAAACGTATTTATAATTGGATGTCGTTTAATATCGTGGTTTTAATGATTTGGTCTTGCAGTGACTCGAGTGGTGAATACGTATGGGCCCCAGACCAGAGGGGGGCGCTCTAACCAGGGTGAAGCTCAGGCAGGCTTGCTCAGCAGAGACTGCGGAAACCCCGCCATCGAGGAGCGGTTACAAAACATAGAGGCTCACCTGAAGCTGACGCCGGGTAAGCAGGTTCTGCGAGCAGAGCTCCCACACGACGCCAGGCCTTGCCCGTGTGTGCAGGCCTGCTTTTACACATGCGTTAACACCTAACGAAAACTCCCGGCAAATATGATAACACACTGTAATTCTTGACCGCTCCGGACGGCTTCGCAATGACTTTTAAGGTAAATCCTCCATGTTTCTCACGCCTTGCAGTGGGACCTGTGCCCCAGAGCGTTTACCAGCGCTTGAAGACGCTGGAGAATCGAATCCTGGAGCTGGAGGGTCTTTCTCCAGAGTACTTCCACTCCACGgtgagtgggagggagggaaatGAAGTGGACGTGTTTGTATGTTGAAGGGATTGGGGGGCAGATACAAATTGAATTCTTC contains:
- the mbip gene encoding MAP3K12-binding inhibitory protein 1, with protein sequence MAASEEVSTESKHETSLSQTCRGEGLGDPFKECVSSLLDSIKYFGCELNICSEVLITANVTAVNYSELKPTHVHSCLQEHISKLQSISANLKQMVDAEKSSTPASCETTGLSRDELAAMSEKEIVVDSGHVPATSQCHTAPEDGVMAQLNENIVQIKAGKAEIERRISAFIERKQLEINENNVREFCNVIDCNQENSCARTDAVFTPYPGFKSHVKVTRVVNTYGPQTRGGRSNQGEAQAGLLSRDCGNPAIEERLQNIEAHLKLTPVGPVPQSVYQRLKTLENRILELEGLSPEYFHSTSYSHKRPKASISQNYSLSELDGKINAVRTALLKRASEFQSTDAREFPF